A genome region from Halorubellus sp. JP-L1 includes the following:
- a CDS encoding aspartate kinase, with product MRVVAKFGGTSLGSGDRINRAADSIAAAVREGHEIAVVASAMGNTTDELLEEIQFDVDELDRAEIVSMGERTSVRMLKAALASRGVEAKFYEPGVDDWPVVTNASGEVDVEATTERAAAVAADLDAVVPVITGFLAEGPDGTVTTLGRGGSDTTAVMLGKYMDADEVVIVTDVEGVMTGDPHVVEGARNVGQISVDELRNLSFRGAEVVAPSALSYKEDDLDVRVVHYQHGDLLAGGTRVTGKFQNLVDMRETPLACLTVAGRAIRNQTGVFSTLSKSLSDSGVNVDAVSSGMDSVTFYVDEVEAERAENILHREVVDEEHLSSVTVDDDVAVVRVTGGELPNQPGVMAAIVNPLADANINIHDVMTSATSVAIFVAWDDREETLELVQDRY from the coding sequence ATGCGCGTAGTCGCGAAGTTCGGCGGGACGAGCCTCGGGAGCGGCGACCGCATCAACCGGGCCGCGGACTCCATCGCGGCGGCGGTCCGCGAAGGCCACGAAATCGCGGTCGTCGCGAGCGCGATGGGGAACACGACCGACGAGCTCTTAGAGGAGATCCAGTTCGACGTGGACGAGCTCGACCGGGCGGAGATCGTGTCGATGGGCGAGCGGACGTCCGTGCGGATGCTGAAGGCCGCGCTCGCGTCGCGCGGCGTCGAAGCGAAGTTCTACGAACCGGGCGTCGACGACTGGCCGGTCGTGACGAACGCCTCGGGCGAGGTCGACGTGGAGGCGACGACCGAGCGCGCGGCCGCGGTCGCGGCGGACCTCGACGCCGTCGTCCCGGTCATCACGGGGTTCCTCGCGGAGGGCCCTGACGGCACCGTCACCACGCTCGGGCGCGGCGGGAGCGACACGACCGCGGTGATGCTCGGGAAGTACATGGATGCGGACGAGGTCGTCATCGTCACCGACGTCGAGGGCGTCATGACGGGCGACCCGCACGTCGTCGAGGGCGCGCGGAACGTCGGCCAGATCTCCGTCGACGAACTCCGGAACCTCTCCTTCCGGGGGGCCGAAGTCGTCGCACCGTCCGCGCTCTCGTACAAGGAGGACGACCTGGACGTCCGCGTCGTCCACTACCAGCACGGCGACCTGCTCGCGGGCGGGACGCGCGTCACCGGGAAGTTCCAGAACCTCGTGGACATGCGCGAGACCCCGCTGGCGTGCCTCACAGTCGCCGGACGCGCGATCCGGAACCAGACGGGCGTGTTCAGCACGCTCAGCAAGTCCCTCTCGGATTCCGGCGTCAACGTCGACGCGGTGTCCTCGGGGATGGACTCCGTGACGTTCTACGTCGACGAAGTCGAGGCCGAGCGCGCGGAGAACATCCTGCACCGCGAGGTCGTCGACGAAGAGCACCTCTCCTCGGTCACCGTCGACGACGACGTCGCGGTCGTCCGCGTCACCGGCGGCGAACTCCCGAACCAGCCGGGCGTCATGGCGGCGATCGTGAACCCGCTCGCGGACGCGAACATCAACATCCACGACGTCATGACGTCGGCGACGAGCGTCGCCATCTTCGTCGCGTGGGACGACCGCGAGGAGACGCTCGAACTCGTCCAGGACCGGTACTGA